A portion of the Mesobacillus sp. AQ2 genome contains these proteins:
- a CDS encoding Crp/Fnr family transcriptional regulator: MNYEISELIKASEKIIKLKKGTFLFREGLEAKEMYIILSGKVQVSKMNAEGKELFLRLCKKKDIVGELTLFTVGPRYLFNAKVVEDGEAAAINIENLENILFNNSQLAYQFLKWMNDHIRRTITKFRDLVLHGKKGALYSTLIRLSNSYGIKKEDGIHINVPITNQDLANYCGTARESVSRMLGELRDEGIISINRKRIIIHDLAFLKREIQCENCPIEFCNMD; this comes from the coding sequence ATGAATTATGAGATAAGCGAACTGATCAAGGCATCGGAAAAGATCATTAAGTTAAAAAAAGGTACCTTTTTATTCCGCGAGGGTCTGGAAGCTAAAGAAATGTATATCATCCTTTCAGGAAAAGTGCAGGTTTCCAAGATGAACGCCGAGGGCAAAGAATTGTTTTTAAGGCTGTGCAAGAAAAAGGATATCGTCGGTGAGCTTACTCTTTTTACAGTTGGGCCAAGGTATCTGTTCAATGCAAAAGTTGTTGAGGACGGTGAAGCAGCCGCAATCAATATCGAGAATCTGGAAAACATCTTATTCAACAATAGCCAATTGGCATACCAGTTCCTTAAGTGGATGAACGATCATATCCGTCGGACCATCACTAAATTCAGGGATCTCGTCCTGCATGGAAAGAAAGGCGCTTTGTATTCCACTTTGATCCGCCTTAGTAACAGCTACGGTATTAAAAAGGAAGATGGCATCCATATCAATGTACCAATTACAAACCAGGATCTTGCTAACTATTGTGGCACTGCAAGGGAAAGTGTAAGCCGAATGCTCGGGGAATTGCGGGACGAAGGAATTATTTCGATTAATAGAAAAAGGATTATCATACATGACCTTGCTTTCCTCAAACGTGAAATCCAGTGTGAAAATTGCCCCATTGAGTTCTGTAACATGGATTGA
- a CDS encoding SCO family protein: protein MKKIYIISSLIVLIGIASGISYFLVRDANAQIPEGITLLTMDEEKYTFGEDTDTIKLVEFIYTNCPDICPTTTQEMNLLRNDLIKENVYGDKVQFLTITIDPYRDSPEVLRKYMENFGLENDGNWIFLTGDPANTLEEQQKIKNVADTFKFQYRDPGNGFYVHSTFTYLIDENNKFIKKFPMGEDFKKDKVFEAIMDEL from the coding sequence ATGAAAAAAATCTATATTATTAGCTCACTTATTGTTTTAATTGGTATTGCATCCGGAATCTCATACTTTTTAGTCAGGGATGCCAATGCACAAATACCAGAAGGCATTACCCTGTTAACCATGGATGAAGAGAAATATACATTCGGAGAAGATACGGACACAATCAAGCTGGTGGAGTTTATTTATACTAATTGCCCGGATATCTGCCCTACGACAACCCAGGAGATGAACCTTCTGCGGAATGATTTAATAAAAGAAAACGTTTATGGAGATAAAGTCCAATTTTTAACGATTACGATTGATCCGTACCGTGACAGCCCAGAGGTTTTAAGGAAGTACATGGAGAATTTCGGGCTTGAAAATGACGGGAATTGGATATTCCTTACCGGGGACCCAGCCAATACCCTAGAAGAACAACAAAAAATCAAGAATGTTGCCGATACATTTAAATTCCAGTACCGAGACCCAGGAAACGGTTTTTACGTGCACAGTACTTTTACTTACCTGATTGATGAAAATAATAAATTCATCAAGAAATTCCCTATGGGTGAGGATTTTAAAAAAGATAAAGTTTTCGAAGCCATTATGGATGAGCTTTAA
- a CDS encoding YuzL family protein, which produces MSNKRKKDPSTIGLNSSQVEGQGTTASETGSKSADSSRRKQKRG; this is translated from the coding sequence ATGTCAAATAAGCGAAAAAAGGATCCATCAACCATCGGACTCAATTCAAGCCAGGTGGAGGGGCAGGGCACTACGGCAAGTGAAACCGGTAGCAAGTCTGCAGATTCCTCAAGAAGAAAGCAGAAAAGAGGCTGA
- a CDS encoding ATP-binding cassette domain-containing protein has product MITVQNVGLRYGDRKLFEDVNIKFTPGNCYGLIGANGAGKSTFLKILSGEIEAQTGNVSMTPGERMAVLKQNHFEYEDVEVLKVVIMGHARLYEVMQEKDAIYMKEDFSDEDGMKAAELEGEFAELNGWEAESEAAILLKGLGIGEDLHTKKMADISGGEKVKVLLAQALFGKPDVLLLDEPTNHLDIAAIQWLEEFLINFENTVIVVSHDRHFLNKVCTHIADLDFGKIQLYVGNYDFWYESSQLAMKMQQDTNKKKEEKIKELQAFIARFSANASKSKQATSRKKLLDKISLDDIRPSSRKYPYVGFTPDREIGNDLLRVDGITKTVDGIKVLDNISFIMNKDDKIALVGKNEIAITTLFKILTGEMEPDSGTFKWGVTTSQAYFPKDNSEYFDGCDLTLVDWLRQFSPKDDSESFLRGFLGRMLFSGEEVLKKASVLSGGEKVRCMLSKMMLSGANVLLLDEPTNHLDLESITALNNGMINFKGSMIFSSHDHQFVQTVANRIMEITPTGLVDKQMTYDEYLENEELQKQIAEMYV; this is encoded by the coding sequence ATGATTACAGTTCAAAATGTTGGCCTGAGATATGGTGACCGCAAGCTTTTTGAAGATGTTAATATTAAATTCACACCTGGAAATTGCTATGGTTTGATTGGTGCTAATGGAGCCGGTAAGTCCACTTTCCTTAAAATATTATCAGGTGAAATCGAAGCTCAGACAGGCAATGTTTCCATGACTCCTGGCGAGCGTATGGCAGTACTAAAGCAAAACCACTTTGAATATGAAGATGTTGAAGTTTTGAAAGTCGTCATAATGGGCCATGCGCGTTTGTATGAAGTAATGCAGGAAAAAGATGCAATTTACATGAAAGAAGATTTTTCCGATGAAGACGGCATGAAAGCCGCGGAACTCGAAGGAGAGTTCGCTGAATTGAATGGTTGGGAAGCAGAATCTGAAGCTGCCATCCTGCTTAAAGGTCTTGGAATCGGCGAAGACCTCCACACGAAGAAAATGGCGGATATCAGTGGCGGAGAAAAGGTAAAGGTCCTTCTTGCCCAGGCATTATTCGGCAAACCGGATGTACTCCTTCTTGACGAGCCTACGAACCATCTTGACATCGCTGCGATTCAATGGCTGGAAGAGTTCCTGATCAACTTTGAGAATACAGTTATCGTGGTATCCCACGACCGTCACTTCCTGAATAAAGTATGTACACATATTGCTGACCTTGACTTTGGCAAAATCCAGCTTTATGTAGGGAACTACGATTTCTGGTATGAGTCCAGCCAGCTTGCAATGAAAATGCAGCAGGATACAAACAAAAAGAAAGAAGAGAAAATCAAGGAATTGCAGGCGTTCATTGCTAGATTCAGCGCCAACGCATCTAAGTCAAAGCAAGCAACTTCACGTAAAAAACTGCTTGATAAAATCTCTCTGGATGATATCAGACCATCTTCCCGTAAATATCCATATGTAGGATTCACTCCTGACCGTGAAATCGGTAATGACTTATTAAGGGTTGATGGTATTACCAAAACGGTTGACGGCATAAAAGTACTTGATAATATCAGCTTCATCATGAATAAAGATGATAAAATCGCATTAGTTGGGAAAAATGAAATTGCCATTACGACTCTGTTCAAAATCCTGACAGGTGAAATGGAACCAGACAGCGGTACATTTAAGTGGGGAGTGACCACTTCCCAGGCATATTTCCCTAAGGACAATTCCGAGTACTTTGACGGCTGCGACCTTACTCTTGTTGACTGGCTGCGCCAGTTCTCGCCAAAGGATGACAGCGAGAGCTTCCTGCGAGGATTCCTTGGCCGTATGCTATTCTCTGGTGAAGAAGTATTGAAGAAAGCAAGCGTTCTTTCTGGAGGCGAAAAAGTCCGCTGCATGTTATCAAAGATGATGCTTTCTGGTGCGAATGTGCTCTTGTTGGATGAACCAACGAACCACTTGGACCTTGAATCCATCACAGCTTTGAACAATGGAATGATCAACTTCAAGGGTTCCATGATCTTCTCGTCCCATGACCATCAGTTTGTTCAAACTGTTGCAAACAGGATCATGGAAATCACTCCAACAGGATTGGTCGATAAGCAGATGACGTATGACGAATATCTTGAAAACGAAGAGCTTCAAAAGCAAATTGCTGAGATGTATGTGTAA
- a CDS encoding YkuS family protein: MARVGVEQSLSNISEALRQKGYDVVELRQEADAQGCDFCVISGIDSNIMGMQDVVTQGSVIEANGLSAEDILRQIDQKSGQIQ, encoded by the coding sequence ATGGCAAGAGTAGGTGTAGAACAATCTTTATCTAATATCTCTGAAGCATTGCGCCAAAAAGGCTATGACGTTGTTGAACTTCGCCAGGAAGCAGATGCACAGGGCTGCGATTTCTGTGTCATCAGCGGGATTGATTCAAACATCATGGGTATGCAGGATGTTGTGACCCAGGGTTCGGTCATTGAAGCCAACGGCCTTTCTGCTGAAGATATTCTAAGACAGATTGATCAAAAGTCAGGGCAAATCCAATAA
- a CDS encoding LrgB family protein, translating into MNVMKIHDPFSRGLAIGTIAYGIGTAEAAREGELQGAVSGAAMGLAAILTSLLLPVIIPFFL; encoded by the coding sequence ATGAATGTCATGAAAATCCATGATCCTTTTTCAAGAGGACTGGCGATCGGCACAATCGCCTATGGGATCGGTACAGCCGAAGCTGCCAGAGAAGGGGAGCTTCAGGGGGCGGTATCAGGAGCAGCGATGGGATTGGCGGCGATCCTTACATCACTCCTGCTGCCCGTTATTATCCCCTTCTTTTTATAA